In a single window of the Pseudogemmatithrix spongiicola genome:
- a CDS encoding type II toxin-antitoxin system VapB family antitoxin, which yields MRTTMIINDELLARAMELTGLREKTAVVHAGLEALIARASAQRLARLGGSDPEAAAAPRRRSPAPPKRGR from the coding sequence ATGCGGACCACCATGATCATCAACGACGAACTACTCGCCCGTGCGATGGAACTGACGGGACTCCGGGAGAAGACGGCGGTCGTGCACGCCGGACTCGAGGCATTGATCGCTCGCGCCAGCGCCCAGCGGCTCGCGCGGCTCGGGGGCTCGGACCCAGAGGCCGCGGCGGCTCCCCGGCGTCGGAGCCCAGCACCGCCGAAACGCGGACGCTAG
- a CDS encoding type II toxin-antitoxin system VapC family toxin, translated as MLLADTSAWIAHLRRSDRILASALDEGRVIVHPFVVGELACGTLRRREGFLDDLARLPQATHATHAEVMLLVERYRLAGTGIGWIDAHLLAAARLSDAQLYTHDAALQRAWTSVSQTRR; from the coding sequence GTGTTGCTGGCCGACACGTCCGCGTGGATTGCGCATCTTCGCCGCTCGGACCGGATACTCGCCAGCGCGTTGGACGAGGGACGCGTCATCGTGCACCCGTTCGTCGTTGGCGAACTCGCATGCGGGACCTTGCGGCGCCGCGAGGGTTTTCTCGACGACCTAGCGCGATTGCCGCAGGCAACGCACGCGACGCACGCCGAAGTCATGCTGCTGGTCGAGCGCTACCGCCTCGCCGGCACGGGCATCGGCTGGATCGACGCACATCTGCTCGCGGCCGCGCGACTCAGCGACGCCCAGCTGTACACGCATGACGCGGCATTGCAGCGGGCCTGGACCTCGGTTTCGCAGACGCGGCGCTGA
- a CDS encoding acyl-CoA thioesterase, protein MTVVQDLIRLLELEPIEHNIYRGENRDIGTGRVFGGQVFAQALAAAKKTVEDGREAHSVHGYFLREGDTRAPIVYFVDRPRDGRSFTSRRVTAIQHGEAIFHLSASFHLHEPGMDHQVPMPDVPAPEDLEDELDVIRANADKYPAALRDIVTQDRPLEFRRVHPRKLFERETTDAAGAKRLVWFKLRERIPDAPILHQATLAYASDYGFLPTSLQPHGVSWRDPRLIIASLDHTLWLHRPFRADEWLLYVNDSPTAFGARGFVRGQVFTRDGQLVASAAQEGLIRLREAK, encoded by the coding sequence ATGACCGTCGTCCAAGACCTGATCCGCCTCCTCGAGCTCGAACCCATCGAGCACAACATCTACCGCGGCGAGAACCGCGACATCGGCACCGGCCGCGTGTTCGGCGGCCAGGTGTTCGCGCAGGCGCTGGCGGCGGCCAAGAAGACGGTCGAAGACGGGCGCGAGGCGCACTCCGTGCACGGCTACTTCCTGCGCGAGGGCGACACGCGCGCGCCGATCGTGTATTTCGTGGACCGCCCGCGCGATGGCCGCTCGTTCACGTCGCGCCGCGTGACGGCGATCCAGCACGGCGAGGCGATCTTCCACCTCTCGGCGTCCTTCCACCTGCACGAGCCGGGCATGGACCACCAGGTGCCGATGCCTGACGTGCCGGCGCCGGAGGACCTCGAAGACGAGCTCGACGTCATCCGCGCGAATGCGGACAAGTACCCCGCCGCGCTGCGCGACATCGTCACGCAGGACCGACCGCTGGAGTTCCGCCGCGTGCACCCGCGCAAGCTCTTCGAGCGCGAGACCACGGATGCGGCGGGCGCGAAGCGTCTGGTGTGGTTCAAGCTGCGCGAGCGCATCCCCGACGCGCCGATCCTACATCAAGCCACGCTGGCCTACGCCAGCGACTACGGCTTCCTGCCGACCTCGCTGCAGCCGCATGGCGTGAGCTGGCGCGACCCGCGGTTGATCATCGCCTCGCTGGACCACACGCTCTGGCTGCACCGTCCGTTCCGCGCCGACGAGTGGCTGCTCTACGTGAACGATTCACCGACCGCCTTCGGCGCGCGCGGCTTCGTGCGTGGCCAGGTGTTCACGCGCGACGGCCAATTGGTGGCGAGTGCGGCGCAGGAAGGGTTGATCCGCCTCCGCGAGGCGAAGTGA